One Desulfurellaceae bacterium DNA window includes the following coding sequences:
- a CDS encoding DUF4416 family protein, which produces MNAEPRQRPDFPFVIHRFLPMSPPKPAKLLVGLLSADPALFDTAEQALRPDYGPVDFRSEVFQWDMTHYYEEEMGKHLLRQFMSFGRLISPAALADLKRHTNRLEQSFARPPTAGGARRLNIDPGYLDATKLVLASTKDQAHRIYLSQGIYAEVTLRYHHGAFHPFAYTYPDYCWPQTQAFLKRLRQRYLEQLRQHRAPPGQEGPGEETSGDRIACAGRGVRG; this is translated from the coding sequence ATGAACGCTGAACCGCGGCAAAGACCAGACTTTCCGTTCGTCATTCATCGTTTTCTTCCCATGTCTCCGCCCAAACCAGCCAAACTTCTGGTCGGTTTGCTGTCGGCCGACCCGGCTCTGTTCGACACGGCCGAACAGGCGCTTCGGCCCGACTACGGCCCGGTTGACTTCAGGAGCGAGGTCTTCCAGTGGGACATGACCCATTACTACGAGGAGGAGATGGGTAAGCATCTGCTGCGCCAGTTCATGAGCTTTGGGCGGCTTATCTCTCCTGCGGCGCTGGCCGATCTCAAGCGACACACCAACCGCCTCGAACAATCCTTCGCCCGCCCGCCAACGGCCGGGGGCGCCCGTCGCCTGAACATCGATCCGGGCTATCTTGACGCCACTAAGCTCGTCCTGGCCTCGACCAAAGACCAGGCCCACCGCATCTACCTATCCCAGGGCATCTACGCCGAGGTCACCCTGCGCTACCACCACGGCGCGTTCCACCCTTTTGCGTATACCTATCCGGACTACTGCTGGCCGCAAACACAGGCGTTTTTGAAGCGCCTGCGCCAGCGCTACCTTGAACAGCTCCGTCAACACAGAGCGCCTCCCGGTCAGGAAGGCCCGGGTGAGGAGACGTCCGGGGATCGAATCGCTTGCGCTGGGCGTGGTGTTCGGGGATGA
- a CDS encoding enoyl-CoA hydratase/isomerase family protein — translation MAYEYVLYEKQDHIATITLNRPEVMNAVHPPATAELSGIWDDAIADDDVWVILLTGAGERAFSAGNDLKYTASKGMPTGPPPKGGFGGLTDRTDIDKPMIAAVNGFALGGGFEMALACDIIVAADHARLGLPEPRVGLAAAAGGMHRLPRQIPLKIAMGYMLTGKHMTAQQALELGIVNEVVPLSWAAEILECAPLSVRATKQCAMQGLGQPLDQALAGSYPALKQMFYSEDVKEGPRAFAEKRKPNWQGR, via the coding sequence ATGGCCTACGAATACGTGCTCTATGAAAAGCAGGACCATATCGCCACGATTACCCTGAACCGTCCGGAGGTCATGAACGCTGTCCATCCGCCGGCCACGGCCGAGCTGTCGGGCATATGGGATGATGCCATTGCCGATGACGATGTGTGGGTGATTCTGCTGACCGGAGCCGGAGAACGCGCGTTTTCGGCCGGCAACGACCTGAAGTATACCGCCTCCAAAGGCATGCCGACCGGGCCGCCGCCAAAAGGCGGATTCGGCGGTCTGACCGACCGGACTGACATTGATAAGCCGATGATTGCTGCGGTCAATGGCTTTGCCCTCGGCGGTGGGTTTGAGATGGCGCTGGCCTGCGACATCATCGTTGCGGCCGACCACGCCCGGCTGGGTCTGCCCGAACCCCGGGTTGGGCTGGCCGCTGCGGCTGGCGGAATGCACCGTCTGCCACGCCAGATCCCGCTCAAAATCGCCATGGGCTATATGCTGACCGGCAAACACATGACCGCCCAGCAGGCGCTTGAGCTGGGTATTGTGAATGAGGTGGTGCCGCTCAGCTGGGCGGCTGAAATATTGGAGTGTGCCCCCCTGTCGGTCCGGGCGACCAAACAGTGTGCGATGCAGGGCCTGGGCCAGCCGCTCGATCAGGCCCTGGCCGGCTCCTATCCGGCCCTGAAGCAGATGTTCTACTCGGAAGATGTCAAAGAGGGGCCACGCGCCTTTGCCGAGAAGCGCAAACCAAACTGGCAGGGAAGATAG
- the coaBC gene encoding bifunctional phosphopantothenoylcysteine decarboxylase/phosphopantothenate--cysteine ligase CoaBC — protein MLDGKQIVLGVSGGIAAYKAAEIVRLLVKAEASVRVIMTRNAQEFITPLTLQTLSGNPVSTDTFDLTQESEIGHIRLADTADLILIAPATANLLAKLAGGLADDLLTTVLLATTAPVVIAPAMNVHMYAHPLVQDNLKKLTGIGHHLVEPGAGELACGYEGQGRLAEPADIVEAARAVLTTKDLTDERIIVTAGPNCEPIDPVRYITNRSTGKMGYAMARVAQQRGAQVSLVSGPTALTPPHGVDFSPVRTACEMQQAVLAAYPQATMVVSAAAIADYRPATVAPHKIKKSAGEFVIELDRNPDILAGLGRQKGRRLLVGFATETEELVPNAERKLKSKNLDMIVANDVTQEGAGFASDTNIVTLLDRTGRVEPLSQMSKEAVAHTIYDRLLLLKR, from the coding sequence ATGCTGGACGGCAAACAGATTGTCTTGGGCGTCAGCGGTGGTATTGCGGCCTACAAGGCGGCTGAAATCGTTCGCCTTCTGGTCAAGGCTGAGGCCAGCGTTCGGGTCATCATGACCAGGAACGCCCAGGAATTCATTACGCCGCTGACCCTCCAGACCCTGTCGGGCAATCCGGTCTCAACCGACACCTTTGACCTGACCCAGGAGTCCGAAATCGGCCACATCCGCCTGGCTGATACGGCCGACCTGATCCTGATCGCGCCGGCCACGGCCAACCTGCTGGCCAAACTCGCCGGCGGCTTGGCCGACGATCTGCTCACCACCGTTCTGCTGGCCACCACCGCTCCGGTTGTGATTGCGCCGGCCATGAACGTCCACATGTATGCCCACCCCCTGGTCCAGGACAATCTGAAAAAGCTGACCGGTATCGGCCATCACCTTGTCGAACCTGGAGCCGGAGAACTGGCGTGTGGCTATGAGGGCCAGGGCCGTCTGGCCGAACCGGCCGATATCGTCGAAGCCGCCCGCGCCGTCCTGACCACAAAAGACCTCACCGACGAACGCATCATCGTCACCGCCGGCCCCAACTGTGAGCCGATCGATCCCGTCCGCTATATTACCAACCGTTCAACCGGCAAAATGGGCTACGCCATGGCCCGTGTGGCCCAGCAGCGGGGCGCGCAGGTAAGCCTGGTCAGCGGCCCGACCGCCCTGACTCCCCCGCACGGGGTCGATTTTTCCCCGGTCCGGACCGCCTGCGAGATGCAGCAGGCGGTCTTGGCGGCCTATCCGCAGGCAACCATGGTCGTCTCCGCAGCCGCCATTGCCGACTATCGCCCGGCCACGGTCGCACCCCACAAAATCAAGAAGAGCGCCGGCGAGTTCGTCATCGAACTCGACCGCAACCCGGACATCCTGGCCGGTCTGGGTCGGCAGAAGGGCCGGCGGCTGCTGGTCGGTTTTGCCACTGAAACCGAAGAACTGGTGCCCAACGCCGAGCGCAAACTCAAGAGCAAAAATCTGGATATGATCGTGGCCAACGACGTGACCCAGGAGGGCGCGGGCTTTGCCTCCGATACCAATATTGTGACGCTGCTTGACCGTACCGGTCGGGTCGAGCCGCTGTCGCAGATGAGCAAGGAGGCGGTTGCCCATACCATTTACGACAGACTGCTGCTGCTGAAACGATGA